In Brevundimonas sp. SGAir0440, one DNA window encodes the following:
- a CDS encoding Hsp20 family protein, whose amino-acid sequence MRTYDFTPLYRSAVGFDRLANLLENASRATSQDTGYPPYNIETTGENAYRIEIAVAGFSPDELNIEVKENLLTVTGRKTANDDTATQKTYLHRGLAERDFERRFQLADYVVVNDANLVNGLLSISLKRELPEALKPRRIEIGAGQPLIEGQAEKKAEAA is encoded by the coding sequence ATGCGTACCTATGATTTCACCCCGCTGTACCGTTCGGCCGTCGGCTTCGACCGTCTGGCCAATCTGCTGGAAAACGCCTCGCGCGCGACCAGCCAGGACACGGGTTATCCCCCCTACAACATCGAGACCACGGGCGAGAACGCCTATCGCATCGAGATCGCCGTCGCCGGCTTCAGCCCCGACGAGCTGAATATCGAGGTGAAGGAAAACCTGCTCACCGTGACCGGTCGCAAGACCGCAAACGACGATACGGCGACGCAGAAGACCTACCTGCATCGCGGTCTGGCCGAGCGCGATTTCGAGCGCCGCTTCCAGCTGGCCGACTATGTCGTCGTCAACGACGCCAATCTGGTCAACGGTCTGCTCTCGATCTCGCTGAAGCGCGAGCTGCCCGAGGCGCTGAAGCCCCGCCGTATCGAAATCGGCGCCGGCCAGCCGCTGATCGAAGGCCAGGCCGAGAAAAAGGCTGAAGCAGCCTAA
- a CDS encoding class I SAM-dependent methyltransferase, producing the protein MRLAVYGLAAVLLSAAPALAQQSPQTQGAWTPPRSALSSAMPTFSDDTALQTAIAAETRPAADRARDVYRHPYESLTFWGLTPGMTVVEIEPGGASWWRHILEPYAAATGGRYVPVNRPLESMGVSDETADFILVARAFHNWSRDGRTQPYLQAFFKALKPGGVLAVEQHRSAEGLNVADVASTGYVPESYVIHEARNAGFVLEARSELNANPKDDHDHPFGVWTLPPIRQSAARNDPSGRTLTPEERAAFDAIGESDRMTLRFRKPE; encoded by the coding sequence ATGCGCCTTGCCGTCTACGGCCTCGCCGCCGTCCTGCTGTCCGCCGCCCCCGCCCTGGCCCAACAGTCGCCCCAGACCCAAGGCGCGTGGACGCCGCCGCGTTCGGCCCTGTCCAGCGCCATGCCGACCTTCTCCGACGACACGGCCTTGCAGACCGCCATCGCGGCCGAGACCCGGCCCGCCGCCGACCGGGCGCGCGACGTCTATCGTCATCCGTATGAATCCCTGACCTTCTGGGGCCTGACGCCGGGCATGACGGTGGTGGAGATCGAGCCGGGCGGCGCCAGCTGGTGGCGGCACATCCTGGAACCCTATGCGGCGGCAACCGGCGGGCGTTATGTGCCGGTCAATCGCCCGCTCGAAAGCATGGGCGTGTCGGACGAAACCGCCGACTTCATCCTGGTGGCCCGCGCCTTCCACAATTGGTCGCGCGACGGCCGGACCCAGCCGTATCTGCAGGCCTTCTTCAAGGCCTTGAAGCCCGGCGGCGTGCTGGCCGTCGAACAGCACCGCAGCGCCGAGGGTCTGAATGTCGCTGACGTCGCCTCCACCGGCTATGTGCCTGAAAGCTACGTGATCCATGAGGCGCGCAACGCCGGCTTCGTGCTGGAGGCGCGCAGCGAGCTGAACGCCAATCCTAAGGACGACCACGATCACCCGTTCGGGGTCTGGACCCTGCCGCCGATCCGTCAGTCGGCTGCGCGCAACGACCCATCCGGCCGCACCCTGACGCCCGAGGAACGCGCCGCCTTCGACGCCATCGGCGAGAGCGACCGGATGACCCTGCGTTTCCGCAAGCCCGAATAG